In the Adlercreutzia equolifaciens DSM 19450 genome, one interval contains:
- a CDS encoding 4Fe-4S dicluster domain-containing protein, producing MTRAKVTSAPVAGADALGDSHHQFGFSFDQRRCTGCKTCEMACRDYHDLGVGPAFRTVHEYAGGIWTQNDEGAWEHDVFAFYVSMSCNHCTNPVCLRFCTSDAIAKDEFGFVRVDVERCTGCQVCALSCPYHAPRFNEASAHIEKCDGCHDRVAAGLGPICVEACPQRALGFGIYDDLADHPLAVERVALMPDPVITQPNYAIEPCEAALRAVGPDALRNLGEI from the coding sequence ATGACGCGCGCGAAGGTGACGTCCGCGCCCGTCGCGGGAGCGGACGCTTTGGGCGATTCGCACCATCAGTTCGGCTTCTCGTTCGACCAGCGGCGCTGCACCGGCTGCAAGACCTGCGAGATGGCCTGCCGGGACTACCACGACCTCGGGGTGGGCCCGGCATTTCGCACCGTGCACGAGTACGCCGGCGGAATCTGGACTCAGAACGACGAGGGGGCATGGGAGCACGATGTGTTCGCCTTCTACGTTTCTATGTCGTGCAACCACTGCACGAATCCCGTTTGCTTGCGCTTCTGCACCTCCGATGCCATTGCCAAGGACGAATTCGGGTTCGTGAGGGTCGATGTCGAACGATGCACGGGGTGCCAGGTATGCGCTCTGTCGTGCCCGTATCACGCCCCGCGCTTCAACGAGGCGAGCGCGCACATCGAGAAGTGCGACGGGTGCCACGACCGCGTCGCCGCCGGTTTGGGCCCGATATGCGTGGAGGCGTGCCCTCAGCGGGCCTTGGGCTTCGGCATCTACGACGACCTCGCCGATCATCCGCTTGCGGTCGAGCGCGTGGCCCTGATGCCCGACCCGGTCATTACCCAGCCGAACTACGCGATCGAGCCGTGCGAGGCGGCGTTGCGCGCCGTCGGGCCGGATGCCCTGAGGAACTTGGGCGAGATTTGA